One region of Wyeomyia smithii strain HCP4-BCI-WySm-NY-G18 chromosome 3, ASM2978416v1, whole genome shotgun sequence genomic DNA includes:
- the LOC129728076 gene encoding uncharacterized protein LOC129728076, translated as MSDHNPPGRGISSNSISKRPRLLSFQGPSSESATVERPPMAAGPSSSSLEEINVRQPALAAPDLASWQEAQIAACIEDNTINMVLEQYLSFFEARHNGVEAEMMARAEVAEMEHQQEVLIEDRAIMAAINERGLQPVQVDVDGDSAEGDNDENAVPGVVPAVAVDLREDIANDEGLELLESAVVAAIQEKGLASTARNQSGALEDGTAGS; from the coding sequence ATGAGTGACCATAATCCGCCGGGCCGAGGTATCAGTAGTAACTCCATCAGCAAACGTCCCCGTCTGCTATCGTTCCAAGGTCCAAGCTCGGAGTCTGCCACCGTGGAACGCCCTCCAATGGCGGCCGGGCCATCATCCAGTTCGCTGGAGGAAATCAATGTGAGACAGCCGGCTTTGGCCGCACCAGATCTGGCCAGTTGGCAGGAAGCACAGATTGCTGCCTGCATCGAAGATAACACCATTAACATGGTGCTAGAACAGTATCTGAGTTTTTTTGAAGCCCGTCATAACGGCGTAGAAGCCGAGATGATGGCCCGTGCGGAGGTTGCCGAGATGGAACACCAGCAGGAGGTGTTAATAGAAGATCGTGCAATCATGGCCGCTATCAACGAGCGCGGTTTGCAGCCAGTACAAGTTGATGTCGATGGGGATTCTGCTGAGGGTGACAACGACGAAAATGCCGTCCCGGGTGTTGTACCAGCAGTAGCAGTTGATCTTCGAGAAGACATTGCAAACGACGAGGGTCTAGAGTTACTTGAGTCAGCTGTTGTCGCGGCAATCCAGGAAAAGGGTTTGGCAAGCACCGCACGCAATCAGAGTGGAGCATTGGAGGATGGAACTGCCGGAAGCTAG